In a genomic window of Nocardiopsis mwathae:
- a CDS encoding VOC family protein, with translation MALAFQVTFDARDPKRLGAFWAELLGYTDDPPPPGFATWDEALDALGVPEGERDRAWAVSDPHGVGPRIFLQKVPEVKTAKNRVHLDVNVAAGLPRDRRRARVAEEVERAVALGATRVREVDEPTGYAMVMRDPEGNEFCLQ, from the coding sequence ATGGCACTCGCCTTCCAGGTCACCTTCGACGCCCGCGACCCCAAGCGGCTCGGGGCCTTCTGGGCCGAGCTGCTCGGCTACACCGACGATCCGCCGCCTCCGGGCTTCGCGACCTGGGACGAGGCGCTCGACGCCTTGGGCGTCCCCGAGGGCGAGCGCGACCGTGCGTGGGCCGTCTCCGATCCGCACGGGGTGGGGCCGCGGATCTTCCTGCAGAAGGTGCCGGAGGTCAAGACCGCGAAGAACCGGGTGCACCTGGACGTGAACGTCGCCGCGGGGCTCCCGCGGGACCGCCGCCGGGCCAGGGTCGCCGAGGAGGTCGAGCGCGCCGTCGCGCTGGGTGCCACCCGGGTCCGCGAGGTCGATGAGCCCACGGGGTACGCGATGGTCATGCGCGACCCGGAGGGCAACGAATTCTGTCTGCAGTAG
- a CDS encoding GNAT family N-acetyltransferase, protein MSGYVARVRHDDLSSRSAEFDLLVSSVAQRWHQVDPLLPVPARPRASTYPLLTVSDGAGRPVAAGTMRYSWYQPGEPGRTWGVPDQHWLTPIVGGPDPGGALDSLLTHWRDQLEALPTGTGSESAAMLTWPSRDVCGVLPLQRHGLQPYSVLAARGFRRGVPPSLPPRDVSIRLAGPSDVTAVVSLLMEEHRYEEAFGGVFIQAETAEQTRGVVARALGRAPSWIWLAERGGRAVGLVWASPPERAHWAAPLVSASPAAHIGYGVVAADERGQGIGTALVSQVHQALDSYGIAVTLLNYAMLNPLSGPFWNRMGYRPLWTTWEIRPALALR, encoded by the coding sequence ATGAGCGGTTATGTCGCCCGGGTGCGGCATGACGACCTGTCAAGCCGCAGCGCCGAGTTCGATCTGCTGGTCAGCTCGGTGGCGCAGCGCTGGCATCAGGTCGACCCCCTTCTACCCGTTCCCGCTCGTCCGCGCGCCAGCACCTACCCGCTGCTGACGGTCAGTGACGGCGCCGGTCGGCCGGTGGCCGCCGGGACCATGCGCTACTCCTGGTACCAGCCGGGCGAGCCCGGGCGCACATGGGGCGTGCCCGACCAGCACTGGCTCACCCCCATCGTGGGCGGCCCCGACCCCGGTGGCGCACTCGACTCGCTGCTCACGCACTGGCGCGACCAGCTCGAAGCGCTGCCCACCGGCACCGGCTCGGAGTCCGCGGCGATGCTCACCTGGCCCTCCCGGGACGTCTGCGGCGTGCTGCCGCTGCAGCGCCACGGGCTGCAGCCCTACAGCGTCCTGGCGGCGCGCGGCTTCCGCCGCGGGGTGCCGCCGTCGCTGCCGCCGCGCGACGTCTCCATCCGGCTGGCCGGGCCGAGCGACGTGACCGCGGTCGTCAGCCTCCTCATGGAGGAGCACCGCTACGAGGAGGCCTTCGGCGGCGTGTTCATCCAGGCCGAGACCGCCGAGCAGACCCGGGGCGTGGTCGCGCGCGCCCTGGGGCGCGCGCCCTCGTGGATCTGGCTGGCCGAGCGCGGCGGCCGTGCGGTCGGCCTGGTGTGGGCGTCCCCGCCCGAGCGCGCCCACTGGGCGGCTCCGCTGGTCAGCGCCTCCCCGGCGGCGCATATCGGCTACGGCGTGGTGGCCGCCGACGAACGCGGCCAGGGCATCGGTACCGCACTGGTCAGCCAGGTGCACCAGGCGCTCGACAGCTACGGGATCGCGGTGACCCTGCTCAACTACGCGATGCTCAACCCGCTGTCGGGCCCGTTCTGGAACCGCATGGGCTACCGGCCGCTGTGGACCACCTGGGAGATCCGCCCCGCCCTGGCCCTGCGCTGA
- a CDS encoding DUF3060 domain-containing protein: MRMRMRGPAVAAAAALIALAGAGCGLSIDEGGVSYEREDGTGVGVGEDGVTATNEDGGVSLAEDGVDVEFGDTVNITSTGETTVDDCAGRMVNVVSSDATVVLHGSCGAVNVSGSGNRIHLAAADAVTLAGSDITVYHSGEEPRVVDIGKGNEITQGGDAAG, translated from the coding sequence ATGCGGATGCGGATGCGGGGACCGGCGGTGGCGGCGGCCGCGGCACTGATAGCCCTGGCGGGGGCGGGCTGCGGGCTGTCGATCGATGAGGGCGGCGTGTCCTACGAGAGGGAGGACGGCACGGGGGTCGGGGTCGGCGAGGACGGTGTCACCGCGACCAACGAGGACGGCGGCGTGTCGCTCGCCGAGGACGGCGTCGACGTCGAGTTCGGCGACACCGTGAACATCACCTCCACCGGCGAGACCACCGTCGACGACTGCGCCGGGCGGATGGTCAACGTCGTGTCCAGTGACGCCACGGTCGTCCTGCACGGGTCCTGCGGCGCGGTCAACGTCTCGGGCAGCGGCAACCGGATCCATCTGGCCGCCGCCGATGCCGTCACCCTCGCGGGCTCGGACATCACCGTGTACCACTCGGGCGAGGAGCCCAGGGTAGTGGATATCGGAAAGGGCAACGAAATCACCCAGGGCGGCGACGCCGCGGGGTGA